One genomic region from Candidatus Eisenbacteria bacterium encodes:
- a CDS encoding iron ABC transporter permease, translating into MRGGKNPAAFLALFALVFVAVLLAAPFTGRETIRPGEIFGPEGTTRFFIFWTLRVPRLLVGLLAGASLSLAGLAFQTLFRNPLATPFTLGVSSGAAFGASLAVMLGLRGAFLGIDGTALAALAGALLVVFFLYGLSRRGGGMSTLHLLLAGVAVSYFFSALLLFMQYQADFTETYRVVRWLMGRLESIGYAGSLTILPAFVVGTIVLFFYRRELD; encoded by the coding sequence GTGAGGGGGGGGAAGAACCCGGCGGCGTTCCTCGCGCTCTTCGCGCTCGTCTTCGTCGCGGTCCTCCTCGCGGCGCCGTTCACGGGAAGAGAGACGATCCGTCCCGGGGAGATCTTCGGCCCGGAAGGGACGACGCGCTTCTTCATCTTCTGGACGCTGCGGGTGCCGCGTCTTCTCGTCGGTCTTCTCGCCGGCGCGAGCCTCTCGCTCGCGGGCCTCGCGTTCCAAACGCTCTTCCGGAACCCGCTCGCGACTCCGTTCACGCTCGGGGTCTCCTCGGGAGCGGCGTTCGGCGCCTCGCTCGCGGTGATGCTCGGACTCCGCGGGGCGTTCCTCGGGATCGACGGGACGGCGCTCGCCGCTCTCGCGGGGGCGCTTCTCGTCGTCTTCTTTCTCTACGGTCTTTCGCGGCGCGGCGGAGGGATGTCGACTCTTCACCTTCTTCTCGCAGGGGTCGCCGTTTCGTATTTCTTTTCGGCGCTTCTTCTCTTCATGCAATACCAGGCGGACTTCACGGAGACCTATCGGGTCGTCCGGTGGCTGATGGGGAGGCTGGAATCGATCGGATACGCCGGCTCGCTCACGATCCTTCCGGCGTTCGTCGTCGGGACGATCGTCCTCTTCTTCTACAGAAGAGAGCTCGAT